One region of Enterobacter ludwigii genomic DNA includes:
- the pmrA gene encoding two-component system response regulator PmrA, with translation MKLLIVEDDLLLQEGLALGLANEGYALDCAGTAAEADALIQSGEYSLVILDLGLPDKDGATLLSQWRRRGIANPVLILTARDAIEDRITGLDAGADDYLVKPFALAELQARVRALIRRYQGHSDNLLTDGDITLNLQTQQVLRQSQPIEVTPKEFALLTRLIMRSGQTVHRETLQQDIYSWQDDPGSNTLEVHIHNLRRKLGKDRIKTVRGVGYRLESQK, from the coding sequence ATGAAACTACTTATAGTTGAAGACGATCTGTTATTACAGGAAGGGCTGGCGCTGGGGCTGGCCAATGAAGGGTATGCCCTCGACTGTGCTGGCACAGCGGCAGAGGCGGATGCTCTGATCCAGAGCGGCGAATACAGTCTGGTGATCCTCGATTTGGGCTTACCTGATAAAGACGGTGCCACGCTGCTCAGTCAGTGGCGACGCCGCGGGATCGCTAATCCAGTGTTGATCCTGACAGCACGCGATGCCATTGAAGATCGTATCACTGGCCTCGATGCTGGCGCAGATGATTACCTGGTGAAGCCTTTTGCACTGGCAGAGCTTCAGGCCCGCGTCCGGGCGTTAATACGCCGTTATCAGGGTCATAGCGATAACTTACTGACTGATGGCGATATTACGCTGAATCTGCAAACCCAGCAGGTACTACGTCAGTCCCAGCCGATTGAGGTGACACCAAAAGAGTTTGCTTTGCTGACGCGCCTGATTATGCGCAGCGGGCAAACGGTACACAGAGAAACCCTGCAACAGGATATCTACTCCTGGCAGGACGATCCGGGGTCCAATACCCTTGAAGTCCACATTCACAACCTGCGTCGTAAGCTTGGCAAGGACCGGATCAAAACCGTCCGTGGCGTTGGCTACCGCCTGGAGAGTCAGAAATGA
- the rpmA gene encoding 50S ribosomal protein L27 — protein sequence MAHKKAGGSTRNGRDSEAKRLGVKRFGGESVLAGSIIVRQRGTKFHAGNNVGCGRDHTLFAKADGKVKFEVKGPNNRKYISIVAE from the coding sequence ATGGCACATAAAAAGGCTGGCGGCTCCACACGTAACGGTCGCGATTCAGAAGCTAAACGCCTGGGCGTTAAGCGTTTCGGTGGCGAATCCGTTCTGGCGGGTAGCATCATCGTTCGTCAACGTGGTACCAAATTCCACGCTGGCAACAACGTAGGTTGCGGTCGTGACCACACTCTGTTTGCTAAAGCAGACGGTAAAGTGAAATTTGAAGTTAAAGGCCCGAACAACCGTAAATACATCAGCATCGTTGCTGAGTAA
- the pmrB gene encoding two-component system sensor histidine kinase PmrB → MNSMRRRLMVLLAVILLFFQLISVIWLWHESREQIGFLVSETLSAKARNNHVEKEIREAIASLLVPSLVMVGFTLLFSFWAVTWITQPLNKLRASLANRSADNLTPLPMYSDMEEIGAVTTSLNQLLARLDNTIQQERLFTADAAHELRTPLAGIRLHLELMAQSGSPQAATLISRIDQLMHTVEQLLMLARAGQAMASGHYETVNWTDNIITPLSLEHEAKEHTVIWPAKSALTVQGDAVLLRLMLRNLLENAGRYSPSGTTIKVSLNEVEGGTQVSVIDQGPGIAEAHRQSITEPFRRLDQRFGGSGLGLSIVQRIVQLHRGKLTLDNGAEGGLIASCWLPSTLE, encoded by the coding sequence ATGAACAGCATGCGTCGGCGATTGATGGTGCTGCTGGCGGTCATTCTGTTATTTTTCCAACTGATAAGCGTGATCTGGCTGTGGCATGAAAGCCGTGAACAGATTGGTTTTCTGGTCAGTGAGACGTTGTCGGCAAAAGCGCGGAATAATCACGTTGAAAAAGAGATCCGTGAAGCGATTGCCTCTCTGCTGGTCCCTTCTCTGGTGATGGTTGGCTTTACGCTGCTTTTCTCTTTCTGGGCAGTGACCTGGATAACCCAACCCCTGAATAAACTGCGTGCCAGCCTGGCTAACCGTTCGGCAGATAACTTAACGCCGCTTCCAATGTATTCCGACATGGAAGAAATTGGTGCCGTCACCACCTCGCTGAATCAGTTGCTCGCCCGGCTGGATAATACCATCCAACAGGAGCGTCTTTTCACCGCAGATGCCGCACACGAACTGCGGACGCCCCTTGCCGGTATCAGACTCCATCTGGAACTCATGGCGCAATCTGGTTCTCCTCAGGCCGCGACGTTAATTAGCCGTATTGACCAACTCATGCACACCGTTGAGCAACTGCTGATGCTGGCCCGAGCCGGGCAAGCAATGGCCAGCGGCCATTACGAAACGGTGAACTGGACAGACAATATCATCACCCCACTCAGCCTTGAGCATGAAGCCAAAGAACATACCGTGATATGGCCTGCTAAAAGTGCGCTCACGGTTCAGGGAGACGCCGTGCTTCTGCGTCTGATGCTGCGTAACCTGCTGGAGAATGCCGGTCGTTACAGCCCGTCAGGAACAACCATTAAAGTGTCATTAAACGAGGTCGAGGGGGGTACCCAGGTCAGCGTTATCGACCAGGGACCGGGTATTGCTGAAGCGCACCGACAATCAATCACTGAACCGTTCCGCCGTCTTGATCAGCGTTTCGGTGGTAGCGGTCTGGGGCTGAGTATTGTTCAGCGCATCGTGCAACTCCACCGTGGCAAGCTGACGCTTGATAACGGTGCTGAGGGCGGTTTAATCGCCAGCTGTTGGTTGCCCTCAACGCTGGAATAA
- the mlaF gene encoding phospholipid ABC transporter ATP-binding protein MlaF, with protein sequence MSQTMANLVDVRGVSFSRANRLIFDDISLTVPRGKITAIMGPSGIGKTTLLRLIGGQIPPDSGEILFDGENIPEMSRSRLYTVRKRMSMLFQSGALFTDMNVFDNVAYPLREHTSLPPELLKSTVMMKLEAVGLRGAAKLMPSELSGGMARRAALARAIALEPDLIMFDEPFVGQDPITMGVLVKLISELNSALGVTCIVVSHDVPEVLSIADYAYIVADKKIVAHGSAQALQENCDPRVRQFLDGIADGPVPFRYPAGDYRDDLLGIGS encoded by the coding sequence ATGAGCCAAACGATGGCGAATTTAGTCGATGTTCGCGGTGTGAGTTTTTCTCGCGCCAACCGATTGATATTTGATGATATTTCGTTGACCGTACCGCGTGGCAAGATCACTGCCATCATGGGGCCGTCCGGGATCGGTAAAACGACCCTGCTGCGCCTCATTGGTGGGCAGATCCCACCTGATAGCGGTGAAATCCTCTTTGATGGCGAAAACATCCCGGAGATGTCGCGCTCGCGCCTGTATACTGTCCGTAAACGCATGAGCATGCTCTTTCAGTCGGGGGCTCTGTTCACCGACATGAACGTCTTTGATAACGTGGCCTATCCGCTGCGCGAGCATACCAGCCTGCCGCCTGAACTGCTGAAAAGCACGGTGATGATGAAGCTTGAAGCCGTCGGTCTGCGAGGGGCTGCAAAACTGATGCCTTCGGAACTGTCCGGTGGGATGGCGCGACGCGCTGCACTGGCGCGAGCCATTGCACTAGAACCTGATTTAATCATGTTCGACGAACCGTTTGTCGGACAGGATCCTATCACGATGGGTGTGCTGGTGAAGCTCATCTCTGAGCTGAACAGCGCGCTCGGCGTTACCTGTATCGTGGTTTCTCACGATGTACCGGAAGTATTGAGCATTGCCGATTACGCCTATATCGTGGCGGACAAAAAGATCGTCGCACACGGTAGCGCCCAGGCGCTGCAGGAAAATTGCGATCCGCGCGTGCGGCAGTTCCTTGACGGTATTGCAGATGGCCCTGTGCCGTTCCGCTACCCGGCGGGCGACTATCGTGACGATTTACTGGGAATAGGGAGTTAA
- the murA gene encoding UDP-N-acetylglucosamine 1-carboxyvinyltransferase: protein MDKFRVQGPTRLQGEVTISGAKNAALPILFAALLAEEPVEIQNVPKLKDIDTTMKLLTQLGTKVERNGSVWIDASNVNNFSAPYDLVKTMRASIWALGPLVARFGQGQVSLPGGCAIGARPVDLHIFGLEKLGAEIKLEEGYVKASVNGRLKGAHIVMDKVSVGATVTIMSAATLAEGTTIIENAAREPEIVDTANFLVALGAKISGQGTDRITIEGVERLGGGVYRVLPDRIETGTFLVAAAISGGKIVCRNAQPDTLDAVLAKLRDAGADIEIGEDWISLDMHGQRPKAVNVRTAPHPAFPTDMQAQFTLLNLVAEGTGFITETIFENRFMHVPELIRMGARAEIESNTVICHGVEKLSGAQVMATDLRASASLVLAGCIAEGTTVVDRIYHIDRGYERIEDKLRALGANIERVKGE from the coding sequence ATGGATAAATTTCGTGTACAGGGGCCAACGCGTCTCCAGGGCGAAGTCACAATTTCTGGCGCGAAAAACGCCGCTCTGCCAATCCTCTTTGCTGCGCTGCTCGCGGAAGAGCCGGTAGAAATTCAGAACGTACCAAAGCTGAAAGATATCGACACCACCATGAAGCTGCTCACCCAGTTGGGAACCAAAGTTGAGCGTAATGGTTCCGTCTGGATCGATGCCAGCAATGTGAACAACTTCTCTGCGCCGTACGATCTGGTGAAAACCATGCGTGCGTCCATCTGGGCGCTTGGCCCGCTGGTGGCGCGTTTTGGACAGGGGCAGGTTTCACTGCCGGGCGGCTGTGCAATCGGCGCACGCCCGGTTGACCTGCATATCTTTGGTCTGGAGAAACTGGGCGCAGAGATCAAACTGGAAGAAGGTTACGTTAAAGCGTCCGTGAATGGTCGCCTGAAAGGCGCGCACATTGTCATGGACAAAGTGAGCGTAGGCGCAACGGTCACCATTATGTCTGCGGCAACGCTGGCAGAAGGGACCACCATTATTGAAAATGCCGCGCGCGAACCGGAAATTGTGGATACCGCAAACTTCCTCGTCGCGCTGGGTGCGAAGATCTCCGGTCAGGGTACCGACCGTATCACCATCGAAGGCGTTGAGCGTCTGGGTGGCGGTGTCTATCGCGTTCTGCCGGACCGTATCGAAACCGGTACCTTCCTGGTCGCTGCGGCGATCTCTGGCGGTAAGATTGTTTGTCGTAACGCTCAGCCGGATACGCTGGATGCGGTGCTGGCGAAGCTGCGCGATGCGGGTGCTGATATTGAGATCGGTGAAGACTGGATCAGCCTCGACATGCATGGTCAGCGTCCAAAAGCGGTGAATGTGCGTACTGCACCACATCCGGCGTTCCCGACGGACATGCAGGCTCAGTTCACGTTGCTAAACCTGGTGGCTGAAGGTACTGGCTTCATCACTGAAACCATTTTCGAGAACCGCTTTATGCACGTACCGGAGCTGATCCGTATGGGTGCACGTGCTGAGATCGAAAGTAATACCGTGATTTGCCATGGCGTTGAGAAGCTGTCCGGTGCTCAGGTGATGGCAACCGATTTGCGTGCGTCCGCAAGCCTGGTGCTGGCGGGGTGTATCGCGGAAGGTACGACGGTTGTGGATCGTATTTACCACATCGATCGTGGCTATGAGCGTATCGAAGATAAACTGCGCGCGCTGGGTGCCAATATCGAGCGTGTGAAGGGCGAGTAA
- the mlaE gene encoding lipid asymmetry maintenance ABC transporter permease subunit MlaE, whose product MLLNALAALGHRGIKTIRTFGRAGLMLFNALVGKPEFRKHAPLLVRQLYNVGVLSMLIIIVSGLFIGMVLGLQGYLVLTTYSAETSLGMLVALSLLRELGPVVAALLFAGRAGSALTAEIGLMRATEQLSSMEMMAVDPLRRVISPRFWAGVISLPLLTILFVAVGIWGGSLVGVHWKGIDAGFFWSAMQDAIDLRMDLVNCLIKSVVFAITVTWIALFNGYDAIPTSAGISRATTRTVVHSSLAVLGLDFVLTALMFGN is encoded by the coding sequence ATGCTGTTAAATGCGTTGGCCGCTCTCGGACACCGTGGCATAAAAACCATCAGGACGTTCGGGCGCGCCGGATTGATGTTATTCAACGCGCTGGTCGGCAAGCCGGAATTCCGCAAGCACGCACCGTTGCTGGTGCGTCAGCTCTATAATGTCGGCGTGCTGTCGATGCTCATCATCATTGTTTCCGGGCTGTTTATCGGTATGGTGCTTGGGCTTCAGGGCTACCTTGTTCTGACAACCTACAGTGCAGAAACCAGCCTCGGGATGCTGGTGGCGCTCTCACTGCTGCGTGAACTGGGGCCTGTTGTGGCGGCACTGTTGTTCGCCGGGCGCGCGGGGTCGGCATTAACGGCTGAAATTGGCCTGATGCGTGCGACCGAGCAGCTTTCCAGCATGGAGATGATGGCGGTTGATCCGCTGCGTCGCGTGATCTCGCCGCGTTTCTGGGCTGGGGTGATTTCGTTACCGTTACTGACTATTCTGTTTGTCGCCGTGGGTATCTGGGGCGGCTCGCTGGTTGGCGTCCACTGGAAAGGCATTGATGCCGGTTTCTTCTGGTCTGCCATGCAGGACGCCATTGATCTGCGAATGGATCTGGTCAACTGTCTGATTAAAAGCGTGGTCTTTGCTATTACGGTCACCTGGATTGCATTGTTCAATGGTTACGATGCCATCCCGACGTCGGCGGGCATTAGCCGTGCAACAACGCGTACAGTCGTACATTCGTCGCTGGCCGTACTGGGTCTGGATTTTGTGCTCACCGCACTGATGTTTGGGAATTGA
- the ispB gene encoding octaprenyl diphosphate synthase, giving the protein MNLEKINELTAQDMAGVNAAILEQLNSDVQLINQLGYYIVSGGGKRIRPMIAILAARAVGYQGNAHVTIAALIEFIHTATLLHDDVVDESDMRRGKATANAAFGNAASVLVGDFIYTRAFQMMTSLGSLKVLEVMSEAVNVIAEGEVLQLMNVNDPDITEENYMRVIYSKTARLFEAAAQCSGILADCTEAQEKGLQDYGRYLGTAFQLIDDLLDYSADGETLGKNVGDDLNEGKPTLPLLHAMRNGSAEQAKMIREAIEQGNGRHLLEPVLETMAICGSLEWTRQRAEEEADKAIEALQVIPDSPWRDALIALAHIAVQRDR; this is encoded by the coding sequence ATGAATTTAGAAAAAATCAACGAGTTAACCGCGCAAGATATGGCGGGTGTGAATGCAGCAATCCTGGAGCAACTCAACTCTGATGTTCAACTGATCAATCAGTTGGGCTATTACATCGTCAGCGGCGGCGGTAAACGCATTCGCCCGATGATTGCTATTCTGGCTGCCAGAGCCGTTGGCTATCAGGGAAATGCCCACGTGACTATCGCAGCACTTATCGAATTTATTCACACGGCGACGCTTCTGCATGACGACGTTGTGGATGAATCGGATATGCGTCGTGGTAAAGCCACGGCAAACGCTGCATTCGGAAACGCAGCCAGCGTTCTGGTGGGGGATTTTATCTATACCCGCGCCTTCCAGATGATGACCAGCCTGGGCTCTCTGAAAGTACTGGAAGTGATGTCTGAGGCCGTTAACGTGATCGCTGAAGGCGAAGTGCTGCAGCTGATGAACGTCAACGACCCTGACATCACCGAAGAAAACTACATGCGCGTGATTTACAGCAAAACCGCGCGCCTGTTTGAAGCAGCTGCCCAGTGCTCCGGTATTCTGGCGGACTGTACCGAAGCACAGGAAAAAGGCCTGCAGGATTACGGTCGTTATCTGGGGACCGCATTCCAGTTAATTGATGATTTGCTGGACTACAGTGCTGACGGCGAAACGCTCGGCAAAAACGTGGGTGATGACCTGAACGAAGGCAAACCCACCCTGCCACTGCTTCATGCTATGCGTAACGGTTCAGCCGAACAGGCAAAAATGATCCGTGAAGCGATTGAGCAGGGAAATGGCCGTCATCTGCTGGAACCTGTGCTGGAAACCATGGCAATCTGCGGATCGCTGGAATGGACACGCCAACGTGCGGAAGAAGAAGCCGACAAAGCCATCGAAGCTCTTCAGGTCATTCCCGACAGCCCATGGCGCGATGCACTGATTGCGCTGGCCCACATCGCCGTTCAGCGAGACCGTTAA
- the mlaB gene encoding lipid asymmetry maintenance protein MlaB translates to MSQQLSWSREGETLKLSGELDQDLLNPLWDKRHEAMQGVTLIDLTEVTRVDTAGIALLAHLVAVGKKQGQSVKLHGASDNVVTLAQLYNLPHDVLPR, encoded by the coding sequence ATGTCTCAGCAACTCAGCTGGTCGCGTGAAGGCGAGACATTAAAGCTGTCCGGTGAACTTGATCAGGATCTGCTGAACCCATTGTGGGACAAACGTCATGAAGCGATGCAGGGTGTGACGCTCATCGACTTAACCGAGGTCACACGGGTTGATACAGCAGGTATTGCGCTGCTCGCCCATCTGGTTGCCGTGGGGAAAAAGCAGGGGCAAAGCGTCAAGCTTCACGGCGCGAGTGATAATGTCGTTACCCTCGCGCAGCTCTACAATCTCCCTCACGACGTGCTGCCTCGTTAG
- the ibaG gene encoding BolA family iron metabolism protein IbaG: MENHEIQTVLMNALSLQEAHVTGDGSHFQVIAVGEMFDGMSRVKKQQAVYAPLMEYIADNRIHALSIKAFTPQEWARDRKLNGF, translated from the coding sequence ATGGAAAATCATGAAATCCAGACAGTGCTGATGAATGCACTCTCCCTTCAGGAAGCCCACGTCACTGGCGATGGCAGTCACTTCCAGGTTATTGCTGTGGGTGAGATGTTCGACGGTATGAGCCGTGTGAAGAAGCAGCAGGCTGTGTACGCGCCGCTGATGGAATATATTGCGGATAACCGCATCCACGCCCTGTCGATTAAAGCGTTCACCCCGCAAGAGTGGGCACGCGATCGCAAACTAAACGGTTTTTGA
- the cgtA gene encoding Obg family GTPase CgtA — translation MKFVDEATILVVAGDGGNGCVSFRREKYIPRGGPDGGDGGDGGDVWLEADENLNTLIDYRFEKSFRAERGQNGQSRDCTGKRGKDVTIKVPVGTRVIDQGTGETMGDMTKHGQRLMVAKGGWHGLGNSRFKSSVNRTPRQKTMGTPGDKRDLQLELMLLADVGMLGMPNAGKSTFIRAVSAAKPKVADYPFTTLVPSLGVVRMDNEKSFVVADIPGLIEGAAEGAGLGIRFLKHLERCRVLLHLIDIDPIDGSDPVENARIIIGELEKYSEKLANKPRWLVFNKIDLMDKAEAEAKAKAIAEAMGWEEKYYLISAASQVGVKDLCWDVMTFIIENPIVQAEEAKQPEKVEFMWDDYHRQQLEELEAEEEEDWDDDWDEDDEEGVEFIYKH, via the coding sequence ATGAAGTTTGTTGATGAAGCGACGATCCTGGTCGTGGCTGGTGATGGCGGCAACGGTTGCGTGAGCTTCCGCCGTGAAAAATATATCCCACGTGGTGGCCCTGATGGCGGTGACGGCGGGGATGGTGGTGACGTTTGGCTGGAGGCGGATGAGAACCTCAACACGCTGATCGACTACCGTTTCGAAAAATCATTCCGCGCTGAACGTGGCCAGAATGGCCAGAGCCGTGACTGTACCGGTAAACGCGGTAAAGATGTCACTATTAAGGTTCCTGTCGGTACGCGTGTTATCGACCAGGGTACCGGTGAGACCATGGGTGACATGACCAAACACGGTCAGCGTCTGATGGTCGCAAAAGGTGGCTGGCACGGTCTGGGTAACAGCCGTTTTAAATCTTCTGTTAACCGTACTCCACGTCAGAAAACGATGGGGACGCCTGGCGATAAGCGCGATCTGCAACTGGAGCTGATGCTTCTGGCAGACGTGGGCATGCTGGGTATGCCAAATGCCGGTAAATCGACGTTTATTCGCGCCGTGTCTGCCGCGAAACCTAAAGTGGCGGACTATCCGTTTACCACACTGGTACCAAGCCTGGGCGTTGTCCGCATGGATAACGAGAAGAGCTTTGTGGTTGCCGATATTCCGGGCCTGATTGAAGGTGCTGCTGAAGGTGCCGGTCTGGGTATCCGCTTCCTGAAACACCTTGAGCGCTGCCGCGTATTGCTGCACCTCATTGATATCGATCCTATCGACGGTTCCGATCCGGTTGAAAACGCCCGAATCATCATCGGCGAGCTGGAAAAATACAGCGAAAAACTGGCGAATAAACCACGCTGGTTGGTCTTCAACAAAATTGACCTGATGGACAAAGCCGAAGCGGAAGCGAAAGCTAAAGCGATTGCTGAAGCGATGGGTTGGGAAGAGAAATACTACCTGATCTCTGCAGCAAGCCAGGTTGGCGTGAAAGACCTCTGCTGGGATGTGATGACCTTTATCATCGAGAACCCAATTGTTCAGGCCGAAGAAGCGAAACAGCCTGAAAAAGTCGAATTCATGTGGGATGACTACCACCGTCAACAGCTCGAAGAGCTGGAAGCGGAAGAGGAAGAAGACTGGGATGATGACTGGGATGAAGACGACGAAGAAGGCGTCGAGTTCATCTACAAACACTAA
- the rplU gene encoding 50S ribosomal protein L21, with translation MYAVFQSGGKQHRVSEGQTVRLEKLDIATGESVEFAEVLMIANGEEVKIGVPFVDGGVIKAEVVAHGRGEKVKIVKFRRRKHYRKQQGHRQWFTDVKITGISA, from the coding sequence ATGTACGCGGTTTTCCAAAGTGGTGGTAAACAACACCGAGTAAGCGAAGGTCAGACCGTTCGCCTGGAAAAGCTGGACATCGCAACTGGCGAATCTGTTGAATTCGCTGAAGTTCTGATGATCGCAAACGGTGAAGAAGTCAAAATCGGCGTTCCTTTCGTTGATGGCGGCGTTATCAAAGCTGAAGTTGTTGCACACGGTCGTGGCGAGAAAGTTAAAATCGTTAAGTTTCGTCGTCGTAAGCACTACCGTAAGCAGCAGGGCCACCGTCAGTGGTTCACTGATGTGAAAATTACTGGCATCAGCGCCTAA
- the sfsB gene encoding DNA-binding transcriptional regulator SfsB — protein MDTKFIDWHTADIIAALRKKGTSLAAESRRNGLSSSTLANALTRPWPKGELIIATALDTHPWVIWPSRYHDPITHEFIDRSRMIRQKKAKKKPQE, from the coding sequence ATGGATACGAAATTTATCGACTGGCACACGGCAGATATCATTGCGGCACTGCGCAAAAAAGGCACTTCACTGGCAGCTGAATCTCGCCGCAATGGCCTGAGTTCTTCTACCCTGGCAAACGCCCTGACTCGTCCCTGGCCAAAGGGAGAATTAATTATCGCAACGGCGCTGGATACGCATCCGTGGGTGATCTGGCCCTCGCGTTACCACGATCCCATTACCCATGAATTTATCGACAGATCGCGCATGATTCGCCAGAAAAAAGCAAAGAAAAAACCGCAGGAATAA
- the mlaD gene encoding outer membrane lipid asymmetry maintenance protein MlaD → MQTRKNEIWVGVFLLLALLAALFICLRAADITSVRTEPTYRIYATFDNIGGLKARSPVRIGGVVIGRVSDITLDEKTYLPRVAMDIEERYNHIPDTSSLSIRTSGLLGEQYLALNVGFEDPELGTTILKDGSVIQDTKSAMVLEDMIGQFLYNSKGDEKKSDAAPAQTEDHTNVAPTSGTTN, encoded by the coding sequence ATGCAAACGAGAAAAAATGAAATTTGGGTCGGCGTGTTCCTGTTACTGGCACTGCTGGCGGCGCTGTTTATCTGCCTGCGAGCGGCGGATATCACATCTGTCCGCACCGAGCCGACATATCGTATTTATGCCACCTTCGATAATATCGGCGGGCTGAAGGCGCGTTCACCGGTACGTATTGGTGGCGTGGTGATCGGCCGTGTGTCGGACATTACGCTTGATGAGAAAACCTATCTCCCACGCGTCGCGATGGATATCGAAGAGCGTTATAACCATATTCCGGACACCAGTTCTCTTTCGATCCGGACTTCCGGCCTGCTGGGTGAACAATATCTGGCGCTTAACGTCGGTTTTGAAGACCCAGAGCTCGGAACGACTATCCTTAAAGACGGCAGTGTTATCCAGGATACGAAGTCCGCAATGGTGCTGGAGGATATGATTGGTCAGTTCCTTTACAACAGTAAAGGGGATGAGAAAAAATCCGATGCTGCCCCTGCGCAGACTGAAGATCACACCAACGTCGCACCGACATCTGGCACGACGAATTAA
- a CDS encoding DMT family transporter: MKQQAGIGILLALTTAMCWGALPIAMKQVLEVMEPPTVVFYRFLMASIGLGAILAVKGKLPPLRLFRKPRWLVLLAIATGGLFGNFILFSSSLQYLSPTASQVIGQLSPVGMMVASVFILKEKMRGTQIVGASMLLCGLVMFFNTSLIEIFTRLTDYTWGVIFGVGAAAVWVSYGVAQKVLLRRLASQQILFLLYTLCTIALLPLAKPGVIAQLSDWQLACLIFCGLNTLVGYGALAEAMARWQAAQVSALITLTPLFTLLFSDLLSMAWPDVFVRPMLNLLGYLGAFVVVAGAMYSAIGHRLWGRWRKNEAVVVVPRSGE; this comes from the coding sequence ATGAAGCAGCAGGCCGGCATCGGTATTCTTTTGGCGCTCACCACCGCAATGTGCTGGGGTGCCCTGCCAATTGCAATGAAGCAGGTACTGGAAGTGATGGAGCCGCCTACGGTGGTCTTTTATCGCTTTCTGATGGCAAGCATCGGTCTCGGGGCCATCCTGGCTGTCAAAGGTAAGCTTCCTCCCTTGCGGCTCTTCCGTAAACCGCGCTGGCTGGTATTGCTGGCTATCGCGACGGGCGGTCTGTTCGGTAACTTCATCCTGTTCAGCTCTTCCCTGCAATATCTCAGCCCCACGGCGTCGCAGGTGATTGGTCAGCTTTCACCGGTGGGCATGATGGTCGCCAGCGTCTTTATCCTCAAGGAGAAGATGCGCGGTACGCAGATTGTCGGGGCGAGCATGCTGCTATGCGGTCTGGTGATGTTCTTCAACACCAGTCTGATAGAGATTTTTACCCGGCTGACGGATTACACCTGGGGTGTGATCTTCGGCGTAGGAGCAGCAGCGGTCTGGGTGAGTTATGGCGTCGCGCAAAAGGTGTTATTGCGACGTCTGGCCTCACAGCAGATCCTCTTTTTGCTGTACACTTTGTGTACAATAGCATTGCTGCCATTAGCAAAGCCGGGTGTGATTGCCCAGCTTAGCGACTGGCAACTGGCGTGTCTCATTTTTTGTGGACTGAATACGCTGGTCGGTTATGGCGCGCTGGCCGAAGCGATGGCGCGCTGGCAGGCAGCACAGGTGAGCGCGTTAATCACGCTGACTCCGCTGTTTACGCTGTTATTTTCAGATTTGTTATCAATGGCCTGGCCCGATGTCTTCGTCAGACCGATGCTCAACTTGTTGGGTTATCTCGGTGCGTTTGTCGTGGTTGCGGGCGCGATGTATTCCGCCATTGGTCATCGTCTTTGGGGACGTTGGCGCAAAAATGAAGCGGTTGTAGTAGTCCCCCGCTCAGGCGAATGA
- the mlaC gene encoding phospholipid-binding protein MlaC yields the protein MFKRLLMVAMLVIAPLTAAHAADQSNPYKQMDEAAKKTFDRLKNEQPKIRANPDYLRDVVDQELLPYVQIKYAGALVLGRYYKDATPAQRDAYFAAFREYLKQAYGQALAMYHGQTYQIAPEQPLGDATIVPIRVTINDPNGRPPVRLDFQWRKNSQTGHWQAYDMIAEGVSMITTKQNEWSDLLRTKGIDGLTAQLQSISRQKITLDEKK from the coding sequence ATGTTTAAACGACTGTTAATGGTTGCCATGCTGGTCATTGCCCCTCTCACCGCAGCCCACGCTGCGGATCAGAGTAACCCGTACAAACAGATGGACGAAGCGGCCAAGAAGACTTTCGACCGTCTTAAAAACGAGCAACCTAAAATTCGTGCTAATCCTGATTATCTGCGTGATGTTGTCGATCAGGAACTGCTGCCGTATGTGCAGATCAAATATGCAGGTGCGCTGGTGCTGGGACGTTATTACAAAGATGCGACCCCCGCGCAGCGTGATGCTTACTTTGCCGCGTTCCGTGAATACCTGAAACAGGCTTATGGCCAGGCGCTGGCGATGTACCATGGTCAGACCTATCAGATTGCGCCTGAGCAGCCGCTGGGCGATGCGACCATCGTACCTATCCGCGTGACCATCAACGATCCTAACGGCCGTCCGCCGGTTCGTCTGGATTTCCAGTGGCGTAAAAACAGCCAGACGGGGCACTGGCAGGCGTATGACATGATTGCCGAAGGGGTAAGCATGATCACCACCAAACAGAACGAGTGGAGCGACCTGCTGCGTACCAAAGGTATTGATGGCCTTACCGCGCAGCTGCAGTCTATTTCTCGTCAGAAAATTACACTGGATGAGAAGAAGTAA